In Nocardioides sp. InS609-2, a single genomic region encodes these proteins:
- the sucB gene encoding 2-oxoglutarate dehydrogenase, E2 component, dihydrolipoamide succinyltransferase has product MASEVTLPALGESVTEGTVTRWLKQVGDAVAIDEPLLEVSTDKVDTEIPSPVAGTLLEIKANEDDTVEVGAVLAIVGEEGEGGGSASSDESSTDESSSDSEAGGGEDVQQEAAEVDAEERDSSGEAPSEQAEPEQAEPEKQEEEPAEQPAAEQDAPSGDSGGGGGSGTSVTLPALGESVTEGTVTRWLKQVGDDVAVDEPLLEVSTDKVDTEIPSPVAGKLLEIKVSEDETVEIGAELAVIGSGDGAAAPEPKEEEAAPEPEKEAEEAPESEPEPEPEKAPAPEPEPEKTPEPVAEKPAEPEKPAAAPRAAEGSGDQSSYVTPLVRKMATENGVDLSAVTGTGVGGRIRKQDVLDAAAAQKAPAAEAAPAAAPAAAPSAPAAASAAPSPLRGKTEPLSRLRKVIAKRMVESLQVSAQLTTVVEVDVTAIARLRASVKDDFAAREGVKLSFMPFFAKAAIDALKQHPSLNATIDTEKGEVTYFDRENLAIAVDTEKGLLTPVIKEAGDLSIAGLARKIADVAERTRTNKITPDDLSGGTFTLTNTGSRGALFDTPIINQPQVAILGTGSIVKRPVVIDDANLGETIAVRSMVYLALTYDHRLVDGADAARYLTEVKQRLEAGQFDL; this is encoded by the coding sequence ATGGCCTCCGAAGTCACCCTCCCCGCACTCGGCGAATCCGTCACCGAGGGCACCGTCACCCGCTGGCTCAAGCAGGTCGGTGACGCCGTTGCGATCGACGAGCCCCTGCTGGAGGTCTCCACCGACAAGGTCGACACCGAGATCCCATCGCCCGTTGCCGGCACCCTGCTCGAGATCAAGGCCAACGAGGACGACACCGTCGAAGTCGGCGCCGTGCTGGCCATCGTCGGCGAGGAGGGCGAGGGCGGCGGCAGCGCGTCGTCCGACGAGTCCTCCACCGACGAGTCCTCCTCCGACAGTGAGGCCGGAGGTGGCGAGGACGTCCAGCAGGAGGCCGCCGAGGTCGACGCCGAGGAGCGGGACTCTTCCGGCGAGGCTCCGTCGGAGCAGGCAGAGCCCGAGCAGGCCGAGCCCGAGAAGCAGGAAGAGGAGCCCGCCGAGCAGCCTGCAGCCGAGCAGGACGCGCCCTCGGGCGACTCCGGCGGTGGCGGCGGGTCCGGCACCTCGGTGACGTTGCCCGCCCTGGGCGAGTCGGTCACCGAGGGCACCGTGACGCGCTGGCTCAAGCAGGTCGGCGACGACGTGGCCGTCGACGAGCCGCTGCTGGAGGTCTCCACCGACAAGGTCGACACCGAGATCCCCTCCCCCGTGGCCGGCAAGCTCCTCGAGATCAAGGTCAGCGAGGACGAGACCGTCGAGATCGGCGCCGAGCTCGCCGTGATCGGCTCCGGCGACGGTGCCGCAGCACCCGAGCCGAAGGAGGAGGAGGCCGCGCCCGAGCCGGAGAAGGAGGCCGAGGAGGCACCCGAGTCCGAGCCGGAGCCGGAGCCGGAGAAGGCACCCGCACCGGAGCCGGAGCCGGAGAAGACGCCCGAACCCGTGGCCGAGAAGCCCGCCGAGCCCGAGAAGCCGGCCGCCGCACCCCGGGCCGCCGAGGGCTCCGGCGACCAGAGCAGCTACGTCACCCCGCTGGTCCGCAAGATGGCCACCGAGAACGGCGTCGACCTGAGCGCCGTCACCGGCACCGGAGTCGGTGGCCGGATCCGCAAGCAGGACGTGCTAGACGCGGCTGCCGCGCAGAAGGCACCCGCCGCGGAGGCCGCACCGGCCGCCGCTCCCGCTGCCGCACCCTCGGCGCCGGCAGCAGCGTCTGCGGCCCCGTCGCCGCTGCGTGGCAAGACCGAGCCGCTGTCGCGGCTGCGCAAGGTGATCGCCAAGCGGATGGTCGAGTCGCTCCAGGTGAGCGCGCAGCTGACCACGGTCGTCGAGGTCGACGTGACCGCGATCGCGCGTCTGCGCGCCTCCGTCAAGGACGACTTCGCGGCCCGCGAAGGCGTCAAGCTTTCGTTCATGCCGTTCTTCGCCAAGGCTGCGATCGACGCGCTCAAGCAGCACCCGTCGCTCAACGCCACGATCGACACCGAGAAGGGCGAGGTGACCTACTTCGACCGCGAGAACCTCGCGATCGCGGTCGACACCGAGAAGGGGCTGCTGACCCCGGTCATCAAGGAAGCCGGCGACCTGTCGATCGCCGGTCTCGCACGCAAGATCGCCGATGTCGCCGAGCGCACGCGCACCAACAAGATCACGCCGGACGACCTGTCGGGCGGCACCTTCACGCTGACCAACACCGGCAGCCGAGGGGCGCTCTTCGACACGCCGATCATCAACCAGCCGCAGGTCGCCATCCTCGGCACCGGGTCGATCGTGAAGCGGCCCGTCGTGATCGACGACGCCAACCTCGGAGAGACGATCGCGGTCCGGTCGATGGTCTACCTCGCGCTGACCTATGACCACCGACTGGTCGACGGCGCCGACGCGGCCCGCTACCTCACGGAGGTCAAGCAGCGCCTCGAGGCCGGTCAGTTCGACCTCTGA
- the lpdA gene encoding dihydrolipoyl dehydrogenase — protein sequence MAEAEFDVLILGAGSGGYSCALRAAQLGLSVGLVEKGNLGGTCLHIGCIPTKALLHAAEVADSAREASQFGVQTTFEGIDMPGVNAYKDGVVDRLFKGLTGLIKGRGITVIEGEGRLTGPRTVTVDGASYSGRNVVLASGSYSRSLPGLEVDGERVITSEQALRLERVPTSVIVLGGGVIGCEFASVWKSFGADVTIIEALPRLVAVEDEASSKALERAFRKRKIAFRTGAPFQSVKTTDTGVAVTVEGANGEQSVIEAELLLVAVGRGPTTDGLGYDEQGIAMDRGFVLADERCRTNVDGVFAVGDIVPGLQLAHRGFQQGIFVAELIAGLDPTPIDESGIPRVTYSHPEIASVGLNESAAREQYGDEITTVTYDLGGNGKSQILKTQGFVKLVARKDGPVVGIHLVGDRVGELIGEAQLIYNWEGHADDVAPFVHAHPTQNEALGEAHLALAGKPLHAHS from the coding sequence GTGGCCGAGGCCGAATTCGACGTACTCATTCTCGGGGCCGGGTCCGGTGGCTACTCCTGTGCCCTGCGAGCGGCACAGCTCGGCCTCTCGGTCGGGCTCGTCGAGAAGGGCAACCTCGGTGGCACCTGCCTCCACATCGGCTGCATTCCGACCAAGGCCCTGCTGCACGCGGCCGAGGTCGCCGACTCCGCCCGTGAGGCGTCGCAGTTCGGTGTGCAGACCACGTTCGAGGGCATCGACATGCCCGGCGTCAACGCCTACAAGGACGGCGTCGTCGACCGCCTCTTCAAGGGACTCACCGGGCTGATCAAGGGCCGCGGCATCACGGTCATCGAGGGCGAGGGCCGGCTGACCGGTCCGCGCACCGTCACCGTCGACGGCGCGTCGTACTCCGGCAGGAACGTCGTGCTCGCGTCGGGCTCCTACTCCCGCTCGCTGCCCGGCCTCGAGGTCGACGGCGAGCGCGTCATCACCTCCGAGCAGGCGTTGCGCCTCGAACGCGTGCCCACGTCGGTCATCGTGCTCGGCGGTGGCGTGATCGGCTGCGAGTTCGCGAGTGTCTGGAAGAGCTTCGGCGCCGACGTGACGATCATCGAGGCGCTGCCCCGACTGGTCGCCGTTGAGGACGAAGCCTCCTCCAAGGCCCTCGAGCGTGCCTTCCGCAAGCGGAAGATCGCGTTCAGGACGGGCGCTCCGTTCCAGAGCGTGAAGACCACCGACACCGGCGTCGCGGTCACCGTCGAGGGCGCCAATGGTGAGCAGAGCGTCATCGAGGCCGAGCTGCTCCTGGTGGCAGTCGGCCGCGGTCCGACGACCGACGGGCTCGGATACGACGAGCAGGGCATCGCCATGGACCGCGGGTTCGTGCTGGCCGACGAGCGCTGCCGCACCAACGTCGACGGCGTCTTCGCGGTCGGCGACATCGTGCCCGGTCTGCAGCTTGCCCACCGCGGCTTCCAGCAGGGCATCTTCGTGGCCGAGCTGATCGCCGGGCTCGATCCGACGCCGATCGACGAGTCGGGCATCCCTCGGGTCACCTACTCCCACCCCGAGATCGCCTCGGTCGGTCTCAACGAGTCCGCCGCCCGCGAGCAGTACGGCGACGAGATCACCACCGTGACCTACGACCTGGGCGGCAACGGCAAGAGCCAGATCCTCAAGACCCAGGGCTTCGTCAAGCTGGTTGCCCGCAAGGACGGCCCCGTCGTCGGCATCCACCTGGTGGGTGACCGGGTCGGCGAGCTCATCGGCGAGGCCCAGCTGATCTACAACTGGGAGGGCCACGCCGACGACGTCGCTCCCTTCGTACACGCGCACCCGACCCAGAACGAAGCACTCGGCGAGGCCCACCTGGCACTCGCCGGCAAGCCGCTGCACGCCCACTCCTGA
- a CDS encoding leucyl aminopeptidase, which translates to MTTTYTLRAANPAKTRADAVVVGVRSTDKGPELAAGAEDVAKAYGRKLRPLLASLGVKGKAGESHKVPTNGAINAPLLVLVGLGSDVDATAVRRAAGVAARSVPNASSVAIALPADEPSLVAAVTEGHLLGGYTFTAYKSSKSDDTEAGDVVVLSPVARKAEAVAAFEKAQVLAAAVATTRDWVNQPPGDFTPSKFADAATAAHKAATKGRGAPKIKIEVLDETQLAELGCGGILGVGGGSDAAPRLVKLTYAPKGAKQHLALVGKGITFDSGGLTIKPSGGMQTMKCDMAGAAAVLQATFAIAALGLPVKVTTFAPMAENMVSGSSVRPGDVLSMYGGTTVEVLNTDAEGRLVLADALVMATEAKPDVVLDTATLTGHMVVALGERVGGVIGTDGIVDDVLAAGARAGEAHWPMPIPEEMDERIHSSKVADLSQHDWVRWGGGLFAGAFLREFTDGLPWAHLDIAGPAYHSGGPTGHWTHGGTGFGVTTLVEFAAGLAEG; encoded by the coding sequence GTGACGACGACCTACACGCTGCGTGCAGCCAACCCCGCCAAGACCCGTGCCGACGCCGTCGTGGTCGGCGTGCGATCCACCGACAAGGGGCCGGAGCTGGCTGCGGGGGCCGAGGACGTCGCGAAGGCATACGGCCGAAAGCTGCGCCCGCTGCTCGCCTCCCTCGGAGTGAAGGGCAAGGCCGGCGAGAGCCACAAGGTGCCCACCAACGGCGCCATCAACGCCCCGCTCCTCGTGCTGGTCGGGCTCGGCTCCGACGTCGACGCCACGGCAGTACGCCGCGCGGCCGGTGTGGCCGCGCGCAGCGTGCCCAACGCCTCGTCGGTGGCCATCGCCCTGCCGGCCGACGAGCCGTCGCTCGTCGCTGCTGTGACTGAGGGCCACCTGCTGGGCGGCTACACGTTCACGGCGTACAAGTCGTCGAAGTCCGACGACACCGAGGCCGGCGACGTTGTCGTGCTCTCCCCCGTCGCCCGCAAGGCCGAGGCGGTCGCCGCCTTCGAGAAGGCGCAGGTGCTCGCCGCCGCCGTCGCGACCACGCGCGACTGGGTCAACCAGCCTCCCGGTGACTTCACGCCGTCGAAGTTCGCCGATGCCGCGACGGCCGCCCACAAGGCGGCCACCAAGGGCCGCGGCGCCCCCAAGATCAAGATCGAGGTGCTCGACGAGACGCAGCTCGCCGAGCTCGGCTGCGGCGGCATCCTCGGTGTCGGCGGCGGCTCCGACGCTGCCCCGCGCCTGGTCAAGCTCACCTACGCACCCAAGGGCGCGAAGCAGCACCTGGCGCTGGTCGGCAAGGGCATCACGTTCGACTCGGGCGGCCTGACCATCAAGCCGTCGGGTGGCATGCAGACCATGAAGTGCGACATGGCTGGCGCGGCCGCCGTACTCCAGGCCACGTTCGCGATCGCCGCACTCGGGCTGCCCGTCAAGGTGACGACCTTCGCGCCGATGGCCGAGAACATGGTGTCGGGCTCGTCGGTGCGTCCCGGTGACGTGCTCTCGATGTACGGCGGCACCACCGTCGAGGTGCTCAACACAGACGCCGAGGGCCGGCTCGTGCTGGCCGACGCGCTGGTGATGGCGACCGAGGCCAAGCCTGACGTCGTGCTGGACACGGCCACCCTCACCGGCCACATGGTGGTCGCGCTCGGCGAGCGCGTCGGTGGCGTCATCGGCACCGACGGCATCGTCGACGACGTGCTCGCGGCCGGCGCCCGGGCCGGCGAGGCGCACTGGCCGATGCCGATCCCCGAGGAGATGGACGAGCGCATCCACAGCAGCAAGGTCGCCGACCTCTCCCAGCACGACTGGGTGCGCTGGGGCGGCGGGCTCTTCGCCGGCGCGTTCCTGCGCGAGTTCACCGACGGGCTGCCGTGGGCGCACCTCGACATCGCCGGACCGGCTTACCACTCGGGCGGGCCGACGGGTCACTGGACGCACGGCGGCACCGGTTTCGGCGTCACGACGCTGGTGGAGTTCGCGGCCGGGTTGGCTGAGGGCTGA
- the gcvT gene encoding glycine cleavage system aminomethyltransferase GcvT yields the protein MAQTSDLKQSPLHDRHAALGAKFAEFGGWSMPLEYSSGVVKEHTAVRESVGIFDVSHLGKAMVTGPGAAEFINATLSNDLAKIRPGKAQYTLCCDAATGGIVDDLIAYYQDDEHVLLVPNAANTAEVVRRLAAEAPQGVRIVDHHDDYAVLAVQGTKSDEVLSRVGLPVGHEYMSFAEAEFGEPGGPAVVVCRTGYTGERGYELIAANEIAGELWDQLLAAGEEFGMLACGLGSRDTLRTEMGYPLHGQDITIDVTPNEAGLGWAVGWKKEAFWGREPLVAEKEAGPKRKLRGLIAVDRGIPRPGMGVTLVADVPLCDITSGTFSPTLKKGIGMALVPTMIHPGAELGVDVRGRREIFASTKLPFVDPSVREA from the coding sequence ATGGCGCAGACGTCTGACTTGAAGCAGTCCCCGTTGCACGACCGCCACGCGGCTCTCGGTGCGAAGTTCGCCGAGTTCGGTGGCTGGTCGATGCCACTGGAGTACTCCTCCGGAGTGGTGAAGGAGCACACCGCGGTGCGCGAGAGCGTCGGCATCTTCGACGTCTCGCACCTCGGCAAGGCGATGGTGACCGGGCCCGGCGCGGCCGAGTTCATCAACGCGACGCTCTCCAACGACCTCGCCAAGATCCGCCCCGGCAAGGCGCAGTACACGCTGTGCTGCGACGCGGCGACCGGCGGCATCGTCGACGACCTGATCGCCTACTACCAAGACGACGAGCACGTCCTGCTGGTGCCCAACGCCGCCAACACGGCAGAGGTCGTACGACGCCTGGCCGCCGAGGCGCCCCAGGGCGTGCGGATCGTCGACCACCACGACGACTACGCCGTGCTCGCGGTCCAGGGCACCAAGTCGGACGAGGTGCTCTCACGTGTTGGCCTGCCCGTCGGGCACGAGTACATGTCCTTTGCCGAGGCTGAGTTCGGCGAGCCCGGCGGCCCCGCCGTGGTGGTGTGCCGCACGGGATACACCGGGGAGCGGGGCTACGAGCTGATCGCGGCCAACGAGATCGCCGGCGAGCTCTGGGACCAGCTGCTCGCCGCGGGCGAGGAGTTCGGGATGCTGGCCTGCGGGCTCGGCTCGCGCGACACCCTGCGCACCGAGATGGGCTACCCGCTTCACGGCCAGGACATCACCATCGACGTCACGCCCAACGAGGCCGGCCTCGGCTGGGCCGTCGGCTGGAAGAAGGAAGCCTTCTGGGGCCGCGAGCCACTCGTTGCCGAGAAGGAGGCCGGGCCGAAGCGCAAGCTGCGCGGGCTGATCGCCGTCGACCGCGGGATCCCACGGCCGGGCATGGGCGTGACCCTGGTCGCCGACGTGCCTCTCTGCGACATCACCTCCGGCACGTTCAGCCCGACGCTCAAGAAGGGCATCGGCATGGCGCTGGTGCCGACGATGATCCACCCGGGGGCCGAGCTCGGCGTCGACGTCCGGGGCCGCCGCGAGATCTTCGCGTCCACCAAGCTGCCGTTCGTCGATCCGTCCGTCCGGGAGGCGTGA